CTCCATATCCGGCAAAAACTGCAGACCATGATCTGCAAAATAATTATTCAGGAATTTTCTGGTCAGTGCCTCCGAAGTCAGGCTGATCCAGGGATAAGTCGAAAGCTCCTCCAATGAAATCTTTCTTCCTTTTAATTCTATGTAACGACTGCCGCCGATCAGCACCTCATGGTATTCCCGCAGTTTCTTCATCCTGAGCGGCTTATTTACCTGCAGATCCGTTGACACAAATGCAAGGTCTACCTTTCCTTCTTTTACCGCGTTGACCGAGTCCATGGTACTGTTATTTAAGATTTTGAAATGTACGTTCGGATAAATGCTGTTGAACTCTCCCATTGCCCGGAACAGGAAGCAGTGCAAGGCTGTCTCAGTCGCACTGATATAGATTGTCCCGTTCTCCAGACTGATCAGATTGCTCAGATCATTTTCCCCTTTAAAAAACTGGGCGCACCCTGCCGATACATAGCTGTAAAAGGTTCTTCCCTCCGGTGTCAGCTTCATACCAGATTTGCTTCTGGTAAATAACCGGCATCCCAGTTCATTTTCCAGGTTGTGTATCGTTCTCGTCACCGCCGGCTGGCTCGTCTTCAGAACGCTGGATGCCTTTGTAAGGTTCTCATACTTCGCCACATAATAAAAAACTTTATAATATTCAAAATTAGAATTCATGTGTCTCTCCTTTGTTGTCTTATCCTGTCAGTTTTTCATCTGCCGTAAGTATAGCATGCTTTTTTAGTTCTTACAATTGGAATCATAGCTTACTGAACATTCGGTGCGGATCCGGTCAAGTCATCATCGATTTTTCTACCAGAGAAACCAGTCTGGAGGTACTCTCCCTCGCAGTGAAACACCAAAAAGCCCTGGTATGCGGCACAACCGGATTTTCACCAGAAGAAATGCAGCAATTCCAGAACGCTGCTACATTGATTCCAATGCTCTATGCAGCAAATACTTCCAAGCTGGTCAAATATAATGAACAAGCTTCTGAAACTGGTCACTTCCACACTAAAAAAGAACTGGCGACACTTTTTATCGTGCCGCCAGTTCCTTATATTGCCAGAACATGCTGTAGTCCGAACGGAATCGCCTTTTTTACCGGCACTCTTCCATTCAGACAGTAAATATTTTCCTCACTCACTGCTTTTGTATTTTTCTCTTTATCCATTTTCCTTTTCCCTCATTCTCTTTTTTTATTCTGTCCTAAGCGCTGTCACCGGATCGCTCTTTGCTGCTTTCCTTGACGGAATGATTCCACCGAGCAGGGTAAGCCCGATACTCAAAAGAATCAGCACAATTGCCGGAAGCACTGGTAAAAATGCATTGATTTTGTTATTATCTGCCACCGCATGAATGATCATATTTCCAGGGATCAGAAGCAGCAGTGACAGTCCGATTCCGATCAGTCCGGCACACAGACCAATGATAACGGTTTCTGCATTAAATACCTGCGATACATTTCTCTTAGATGCCCCGATCGCGCGCAGGATTCCAATCTCCTTCTTCCGTTCCAGTACACTGATGTAGGTGATAACCCCGATCATAATTGAAGATACTACAAGGGAAATCGCCACAAACGCAATCAGCACATAGCTGATGATATCCACGATATTTGTCACGGAAGACATCAGTGTTCCGACTATATCGGTATAAGTGATGATCTGTTCCTCTTTTCCTTCTTTTTCCATCCGGCTATTATAAGAATCCAGGATTTTCACCACTTTTTCCTTGCTCTCAAAATCCATCGGATATATGGAAATCTGACTCGGGTTCGCAAAATCCACGTATCCAAGCTTCTGCAGATTATTGTCATAGGAAGCAGTCGCGCTCATTGTCATGGATGTCATCAGCTCTTTCAAATCATCTTCTGTCATATTCATCTGAAATGCCTTTGCAAATGCATCGGTATCAATCTTCATCGAACTTCCAAGCATGTTCTGCAGCTGGGCTCCCACATTTCCCATGGCAGCCTGCATGGCGTTCCCGATTTCTCCTGTGATCTGAGTGACGATCTGATTCATTGCCGAAGTGATCTGAGTCTCAAGCATATCCGAAATTGCTCCGGTATAAGTTCCCATTGCCTTTGCCATGTAACTTCCCATTGTCGCACTTAACTGGCTCTCCAGCTGATCCATATCGATCACCTCGGAAAGCCCGTTCATCAGACGCTGTTTTCCATCTGCTGTAGCAAGGTAGTTCAGAAAATAATCTCCCATTTTGGTCGGATCTGCTTTTCCATTCGCCGCAGCATATGCCGGATAACTACTCGCCAGTTCTTTTGTCAGTTTTTTCAGCTGGTCAGAAGTAATATTTATCACCGTATCTCCAAAAATCTCCTGCTGCCAGGCATTCATAATCTCTTTTGCTTCCTCGGTCTGTAAATACTCCGCCAAGTATTCTCCAAATTTATCCGGATCTGTATATCCTTTTCCCGCAGCATACTTTTGATATCCTTCCATCACACGCTGTACAAGCTCCTGCATCTGATCAATTGTAATCTTAAACCCACCGGTGCTCTCAATGATCTCCTGCAGATTATCTTTCAGGATCTTCTGCGCTTCATCCGTCATCAGGTAATCCATAAAATCTCTCGCCAGATTTGAATAATCTGCTTCCGGATGGAATTTCACATACTCCTGATAACCTTCCATAACACTCTCAGACAACTTCTGCATTCCACCCGGTTTTACGGTAAGATCCAGGCTTCCGATCATATCGCCAAGATTCATCTGTGGCATACCGGACACGTCAAGACTGATCTGATCCAGATTTATCATCCCGGACAGATCCAGAGAATCCCCACCCATCCGGAATGCATTTTCCAGATTCAGGAAATCTGCTGACAACATATCACCGGAAAATCCACTGTCGTCTAAAACAAATGCTTTCTGAAGTGCATCCTCATCTACCGTAAACAGACTGTTCGCATCCAGTCCGTTCTTCTCTTCTGTGGTTCCGAACTGTTCTCCGGTAAATACATTCTTGGATGGATTCTCCAGCTGATCTTTTACAATCTCGCTTTTCGTAGCCTCTTTCGCAACATGCTCGGCAAGACTCTGTGGATAACCGATCCCCGGTGTCAGAGCAGAGGCATTTGCATCCTCTGATGCCTGCACGATTCCGACGATTTTCAAATCTTCGCCCTGGTCCACCAGTTTCTTTATATATTCCTTATTATCGGATTTATCCTTCCAGATCTTATACTGGCTGTCATATTCATAGCATTCAGATACATTGACCAATTTGAACGTCTTGTCTAAAATATCCTCGTATGTGTAATTTCCAATATCTGCCGGTGTATTGACATCTTCTTCATTGATAAACTCCTGGATCATCTCATCCAGTTCCAACTGATCCCGAAGCCCCAGGGTATAGAGAAGAAAATCACTGATTCCACCATCCGAAGTCAGCACCAGCACACATTCATTATAATTCTGCGGCCAGCGTCCTGCCTTCACATCATACTGGTTTTCATAAAGACTTTCTGTCTTCGGCATCTCAAAAAACACATTGGTGCTCATCATTGATGACATCAGGCTGCTGGTGCTTGCACCGGAACCGATCCCCAGTGACTCAAAGGATTTATCCGGATTCACCTGACGGACAGAACCGTCTTTATTCTGCCGAAAAATCTGCGGTGAAATGCTATAGTAATACTCCACTGCACTGGTATAATCTTCGATTCCGCTTTTACCGCTGTCCAGATATTTTTTTAAGGATTTCAGATCGTTGGAATCCATCGTGGAAAACATATTGGTCATCATCTGCATAACCTTGACTTCCCCGTCTTTTTTTGTCTCCTTCTTATCCGAACTGCCCGAACCACTGTCCATATTGCCTACCATCATCGATGTCATATCAAATCCGGTACTCTGGATCTGAAGCGGATACTCGGAAAGAGTCTCTTCTTCAATTGACTTGATGTAGGCATTGACTCCGTTGGAAAGTGCCAGTATCAGTGCAATCCCGATAATTCCAATAGAACCGGCAAAAGATGTCAGAAGAGTCCTTGCTTTCTTCGTCTTTAAGTTATTAAAGCTCAGGGAAAGAGCCGTCAGAAATGACATGGAAGCTTTCCCCATATTCTTATGCTCCGGCTCCTTCATGACCGCTTCATTGACATAAAATTCGTCCGTATCCGAACGGATCTTTCCGTCCTTGAGCGTTACGATACGGGTCGCATATTCTTCAGCAAGCTCTGGGTTATGTGTAACCATTACAACAAGCCGGTCTTTTGCCACTTCTTTTAAAAGTTCCATAACCTGCACACTGGTCGCCGTATCCAGCGCTCCTGTCGGTTCATCAGCAAGCAGGATATCCGGATCATTGACCAGCGCACGGGCGATTGCCACCCTCTGCATCTGTCCGCCTGACATCTGGCTCGGTTTTTTATGCAACTGCTCCCCAAGACCAACTTTTTTCAGAGCCTCAATCGCTCTCTTTTTCCGTTCTTCCTTCCCGATCCCAGAAATAGTCAGTGCCAGCTCCACATTGGCAAGCACCGTCTGATGTGGAATCAGATTATAACTCTGAAATACAAAACCAATTGTATGATTCCGATAGGAATCCCAGTCTCTGTCTTTATATTTTTTCGTAGAAATCCCGTTGATGATCAGATCACCACTATCGTACCGATCCAGTCCACCGATGATGTTAAGAAACGTCGTCTTTCCCGAACCACTCGGTCCCAGGATCGCAACAAATTCATTGTCCCTGAAATTCAGGCTTACATCATCCAGTGCCTTCTGTACCAGCGTACCTGTACGGTATTCTTTGCAGATATGTTGAATTTGAAGCATAAAAATTCTCCTTTTAAGTTGTAACTCATGAAACGCGTATGTTTCATTGTACACCCTTAAAAGGAGAAAATCATGTCTTTTAGAAAAATTTTATTCTTTATTTTCTGAGAAGTTCTTTTCCCGAAATACCTGGCTCTGTCATATTGACCGGATTCAGAACGGTTTCCATCTCTTTTTCACTTAAAAGACCTTCTCTGAGAATCAGATTACGGATGGATTCCCCGGTCTTCATTGCTTTTTTCGCAATCTCCGCTGCTTTCTCATAGCCTACATGCGGACAGATTGCAGTAATTACGCCGATGCTGTTCTCTACCAGCTGACGACATCTCTCTTCATTGGCTGTGATTCCTGTCACACAGTTGTCAATAAAAGTCTGCACTGCATATGCAAGTGTATCAATCGACTGGAACAGACAGTAGAATACGATCGGTTCAAACGCATTCAGTTCCAGCTGTCCACCCTCTGCTGCCATCGTGATCGTCACATCATTTCCAATGATGTTAAATGCGACCTGGTTCACTACTTCCGGGATGACCGGATTCACTTTTCCCGGCATGATCGAAGAACCATTCTGCTTTGCCGGAAGGTTAATCTCACCAAATCCGGCTCTTGGTCCGGATGACATCAGACGCAGGTCATTTGCAATCTTGGAAAGTGTGACTGCACACGCTTTCACTGCACCAGATACTGCCACAAACGGATCCAGGTTCTGGGTTGCATCGATCAGATCAAAAGCCTGGACAAACTGAATATCAGATATTTTTGAAAGATTCGGAACAATGCGGCTTACATAGGCTTCATCTGCATTGATTCCGGTTCCGACTGCCGTTCCACCCATGTTGACGGTACGCATCTCGTCCATCGCATTATCCATACGGTGGATATCACGCATGATGGCATCGGAATATGCCTGAAATTCCTGACCCAAACGGATTGGAACTGCATCCTGCATTTGGGTGCGTCCCATTTTGATCACATGGTCAAATTCCTCTGCCTTTTTGCAGAGCGCTCCATGAAGTCTGAGCAGTTCTTTTTTCAGATTCTGAAGAAGTCTGAGTGAAGTCATCTTGCCAGCTGTCGGAATAACATCATTTGTGGACTGTCCGCAGTTTACATCATCATTCGGATTTACTGCTGAATAATCTCCCTTTTTCCCGCCAAGAATCTCAATCGCACGGTTGGCAATGACTTCGTTTGCATTCATATTTAGAGAAGTACCCGCACCTCCCTGGATCGGATCTACGATAAAGTACTCATGCAATTTTCCTGTAAGGATTTCATCACATGCCTGTACGATTGCTTTTGCCTTTTTCTTTTCCAGAATCCCACTCTCGCAGTTGGTGATCGCAGATGCTTTCTTTATGTACGCAAGACTGTTGATGATCTCCGGATGCATATTCAGCCCGGTAATACGGAAATTCTCCGCAGCACGCAATGACTGTACCCCGTAATATACATCTCCCGGAATATCTTTTGCCCCTATTGAATCCTGTTCTACACGATAACCTGTCTTGTTTTCTTTTCCATTTTCCATCTCAAAATCCCTCGATTTTCCATTTTTCTCTGGCGTATTGCCTTTGTTGTTTTCATTATAGCTCTGTGTTACAATATAATCTAATACATATATTTTTATAGTAACTATAATTTTAAAACTATGTCAAAGGAGAATACCTATGTTTCAGGGAATGGAATATGTCTATGAAGTTTATCTGGAAAAAAGCTTTTCCAAGGCGGCTGAGAAGTTATTTATCTCACAGCCTTCACTCAGTGCCAACGTAAAGCGTGTCGAGCATCACATCGGATATCCGATCTTTGACCGGAGTACCAAACCACTTTCCCTTACCGAATGTGGGGTACAGTATATCAAAGCGGTAGAAAAAATAAAAAGTATCCAGAATGAATTTGAAGGATTTGCAAACGACTGGGGCGACCTAAAAAAAGGAACACTCACCCTCGGAGGAAGCAACTTGTTTTCCTCCTGGATCCTGCCTCCGCTGATCGCGGATTTTGCCCGCAGATATCCTCTAATCCAGATCAGCCTGATTGAAGAAACCACTGCCAATCTTGCCCGTATGCTGCGACACGGGCAGCTGGATCTGATGCTGGACAGCAGTGTTCTGGATGCCACCATCTACGGCTGCCGTAAATTTCAGGAAGAGCACCTGATCCTTGCTGTTCCGGGAGCATTCCCGATCAATAATACGCTGCGCTCCTATCAGCTTCCTGTAGAAGATATCCTGAGCAAAAAATTTCTGGAAGAATCCTGTCCTCCCGTTCCTCTGACACGCTTTAAAAGTGAGCCTTTTATTATGCTGAAACCGGAAAACGACACTGGAAAACGTGCCCGTATGATCTGCCGGAACAATCTCTTTGAACCAAATATCATCCTGGAAATGGATCAGCAGATGACTTCTTACAACATCACCTGCTCCGGCATGGGGATCTCTTTTATCGGAGATATCATGCTCTCAAAAGTACCTCTTACCTCTGATGTGGTGTACTATAAGCTTCCTGCAGGCGAAAGCAGCCGTGACATCCGGTTCTACTGGAAAAATGGTCGCTACCAGACAAGGGCAATGGAAGAATTTTTAAAAATGGCGTGCCAGTAAGGCACGCCACTTTCCTGCAGAACAGATACTATCTATTTGTCTGCAATCTTGGATCCGACAAATAATTC
The sequence above is drawn from the Coprococcus comes ATCC 27758 genome and encodes:
- a CDS encoding LysR family transcriptional regulator yields the protein MFQGMEYVYEVYLEKSFSKAAEKLFISQPSLSANVKRVEHHIGYPIFDRSTKPLSLTECGVQYIKAVEKIKSIQNEFEGFANDWGDLKKGTLTLGGSNLFSSWILPPLIADFARRYPLIQISLIEETTANLARMLRHGQLDLMLDSSVLDATIYGCRKFQEEHLILAVPGAFPINNTLRSYQLPVEDILSKKFLEESCPPVPLTRFKSEPFIMLKPENDTGKRARMICRNNLFEPNIILEMDQQMTSYNITCSGMGISFIGDIMLSKVPLTSDVVYYKLPAGESSRDIRFYWKNGRYQTRAMEEFLKMACQ
- a CDS encoding ABC transporter ATP-binding protein/permease yields the protein MLQIQHICKEYRTGTLVQKALDDVSLNFRDNEFVAILGPSGSGKTTFLNIIGGLDRYDSGDLIINGISTKKYKDRDWDSYRNHTIGFVFQSYNLIPHQTVLANVELALTISGIGKEERKKRAIEALKKVGLGEQLHKKPSQMSGGQMQRVAIARALVNDPDILLADEPTGALDTATSVQVMELLKEVAKDRLVVMVTHNPELAEEYATRIVTLKDGKIRSDTDEFYVNEAVMKEPEHKNMGKASMSFLTALSLSFNNLKTKKARTLLTSFAGSIGIIGIALILALSNGVNAYIKSIEEETLSEYPLQIQSTGFDMTSMMVGNMDSGSGSSDKKETKKDGEVKVMQMMTNMFSTMDSNDLKSLKKYLDSGKSGIEDYTSAVEYYYSISPQIFRQNKDGSVRQVNPDKSFESLGIGSGASTSSLMSSMMSTNVFFEMPKTESLYENQYDVKAGRWPQNYNECVLVLTSDGGISDFLLYTLGLRDQLELDEMIQEFINEEDVNTPADIGNYTYEDILDKTFKLVNVSECYEYDSQYKIWKDKSDNKEYIKKLVDQGEDLKIVGIVQASEDANASALTPGIGYPQSLAEHVAKEATKSEIVKDQLENPSKNVFTGEQFGTTEEKNGLDANSLFTVDEDALQKAFVLDDSGFSGDMLSADFLNLENAFRMGGDSLDLSGMINLDQISLDVSGMPQMNLGDMIGSLDLTVKPGGMQKLSESVMEGYQEYVKFHPEADYSNLARDFMDYLMTDEAQKILKDNLQEIIESTGGFKITIDQMQELVQRVMEGYQKYAAGKGYTDPDKFGEYLAEYLQTEEAKEIMNAWQQEIFGDTVINITSDQLKKLTKELASSYPAYAAANGKADPTKMGDYFLNYLATADGKQRLMNGLSEVIDMDQLESQLSATMGSYMAKAMGTYTGAISDMLETQITSAMNQIVTQITGEIGNAMQAAMGNVGAQLQNMLGSSMKIDTDAFAKAFQMNMTEDDLKELMTSMTMSATASYDNNLQKLGYVDFANPSQISIYPMDFESKEKVVKILDSYNSRMEKEGKEEQIITYTDIVGTLMSSVTNIVDIISYVLIAFVAISLVVSSIMIGVITYISVLERKKEIGILRAIGASKRNVSQVFNAETVIIGLCAGLIGIGLSLLLLIPGNMIIHAVADNNKINAFLPVLPAIVLILLSIGLTLLGGIIPSRKAAKSDPVTALRTE
- a CDS encoding LysR family transcriptional regulator codes for the protein MNSNFEYYKVFYYVAKYENLTKASSVLKTSQPAVTRTIHNLENELGCRLFTRSKSGMKLTPEGRTFYSYVSAGCAQFFKGENDLSNLISLENGTIYISATETALHCFLFRAMGEFNSIYPNVHFKILNNSTMDSVNAVKEGKVDLAFVSTDLQVNKPLRMKKLREYHEVLIGGSRYIELKGRKISLEELSTYPWISLTSEALTRKFLNNYFADHGLQFLPDMELATTDLILPAVRHNLGIGFVPEEFAEEEKKAENVFEIEVEEKLPTRNIILIYDTEYPQSIASKEFQKFLSSQKN
- a CDS encoding aspartate ammonia-lyase, whose protein sequence is MENGKENKTGYRVEQDSIGAKDIPGDVYYGVQSLRAAENFRITGLNMHPEIINSLAYIKKASAITNCESGILEKKKAKAIVQACDEILTGKLHEYFIVDPIQGGAGTSLNMNANEVIANRAIEILGGKKGDYSAVNPNDDVNCGQSTNDVIPTAGKMTSLRLLQNLKKELLRLHGALCKKAEEFDHVIKMGRTQMQDAVPIRLGQEFQAYSDAIMRDIHRMDNAMDEMRTVNMGGTAVGTGINADEAYVSRIVPNLSKISDIQFVQAFDLIDATQNLDPFVAVSGAVKACAVTLSKIANDLRLMSSGPRAGFGEINLPAKQNGSSIMPGKVNPVIPEVVNQVAFNIIGNDVTITMAAEGGQLELNAFEPIVFYCLFQSIDTLAYAVQTFIDNCVTGITANEERCRQLVENSIGVITAICPHVGYEKAAEIAKKAMKTGESIRNLILREGLLSEKEMETVLNPVNMTEPGISGKELLRK